The window GAAAGTATCCAAACACAGTCCCTCATTCGGATCATTCTCAGGTCGCCTCACTCCAAAGTCAACTAGAGGCACGCCGACGGACAGTTGCTGCGAGGCTGGAAGCGAGACGCTAAGCTCTGAAGAGCTTCTAGCCCACCTTCTTAGATGCCGAGGCACTGCAAGAAACTTGGTTCAAAGGTTTAAGATGCTCGGAGAACTTGCCCAAGCTAGCCTAGAGGAGCTTACAGAGGTCCCCAGAATTAGCCGGAGCTGCCGGAGTGGCTCCAAGCATGCTTTGAATTGGCAAGAAGAGTCAGTCAGTCAACGCAGGATAATTACCAACGGACTTTTGACACTCCAGAGAGTGTTGTGAAGTTTCTCCAGCCGCAGATGGGCAATCTCAAGAAGGAGAATTTCCGAACCATACTTCTCAACGTCCGCAATCAGCTGATCCGTACCGACGTGGTAAGTCTAGGAACTCTCAACGCACCCATCGTTCACCCGCGCGAGGCGTTTAAGCCCGCCATAGAAGCATCCGCGTTGAGCATAATTCTCGTTCACAATCACCCAAGCGGCGACCCAGAGCCAAGCACAGAGGACATTGCTATCACCAACCGATTGAAAGAAGTCTCCGAGCTGGTCGGCATTGAGCTTCTTGACCACATTATCATCTCTGCCACATCGTGCACCTCACTCAAGGAAAGAGGAGTTATCTAAAAGCAGGATATCACCCCCCTGTTTGTTTCTTTATGCTTCCCACCCAACGGAGTTCATAGCTAGGTCGTTCCCGTCCGCTGGTCTCTGAATTTTATCATAGGGAACCCATCATCCCTCCAAGGTGCCTTCCTTGCGGAGCTCCACCTTGACCGACAGCGCAAGTGGCACTGATGGAAAAGCCAGCCCTGAATACAATCAGGGCTTTTGTTTTTG is drawn from Candidatus Eisenbacteria bacterium and contains these coding sequences:
- the radC gene encoding DNA repair protein RadC produces the protein MPEWLQACFELARRVSQSTQDNYQRTFDTPESVVKFLQPQMGNLKKENFRTILLNVRNQLIRTDVVSLGTLNAPIVHPREAFKPAIEASALSIILVHNHPSGDPEPSTEDIAITNRLKEVSELVGIELLDHIIISATSCTSLKERGVI